In Xylanibacter ruminicola 23, a single genomic region encodes these proteins:
- a CDS encoding acetyltransferase → MNRTITKANPQQVDDIMNVIAAAKKIMRQSGNMHQWADNYPTTDVILHDIEIGGGYVVEDDGTIVAYFAFLPSPDPTYAKIYEGNWIEDTLPYHVVHRIASYPDAHGVFKSIMDFCFAHDSNIRIDTHRDNQIMQHVILKEGFTYCGIIYLLSGDERLAYQKTK, encoded by the coding sequence ATGAATAGAACCATCACAAAAGCCAACCCGCAGCAGGTTGACGACATCATGAACGTCATCGCTGCAGCCAAAAAGATTATGCGGCAATCGGGCAACATGCACCAATGGGCCGACAATTACCCCACAACAGATGTGATTCTGCACGACATAGAGATTGGTGGCGGCTATGTGGTAGAAGACGATGGCACCATCGTGGCCTATTTCGCCTTTCTACCCAGTCCAGATCCAACTTACGCCAAAATCTACGAGGGCAACTGGATAGAGGACACTCTACCCTATCACGTAGTGCACCGCATTGCCAGTTATCCTGATGCCCACGGTGTTTTTAAGAGCATCATGGACTTCTGCTTTGCCCACGACAGCAACATCCGCATCGACACCCATCGCGACAATCAAATTATGCAGCACGTCATTCTCAAAGAAGGCTTTACCTACTGCGGCATCATCTACCTACTTTCGGGCGACGAACGCCTGGCTTATCAGAAAACAAAATAA
- a CDS encoding DUF2461 domain-containing protein codes for MDTKRILSYLKQLMANNNRDWFWEHKAEYDAVRADFEAGIEMAINRIASFDPSIAHLTVKDCTYRFNRDTRFSPDKSPYKNHFGGYIAAHGKKALHGGYYLHLEPGHCMVACGNYWLPTNILTSCRNEMMGNTAEWLKCVENKEFKKYYGSPVASSFSTPTDVSSWDQPQGFGLEKLKKCPVGFPKDWPYVEYLRMKDYCCWHQVPDDFYEGEKWLDEIERMFKAAKPMMDFMNSVIDDYE; via the coding sequence ATGGATACAAAACGAATTCTAAGCTATCTGAAGCAGTTGATGGCAAATAACAACCGTGATTGGTTTTGGGAGCATAAGGCGGAGTATGATGCTGTAAGGGCAGATTTCGAAGCTGGAATTGAAATGGCTATTAACAGGATTGCGAGTTTCGACCCCTCGATTGCACATCTTACAGTAAAGGATTGCACGTATCGTTTTAATCGCGACACACGTTTCTCACCCGATAAGTCGCCCTACAAGAACCACTTTGGCGGCTATATTGCAGCCCATGGTAAGAAAGCTCTGCATGGCGGATACTACCTGCACCTGGAGCCAGGACATTGCATGGTGGCGTGTGGTAACTATTGGTTGCCAACCAATATACTCACATCGTGCCGCAATGAGATGATGGGCAACACAGCAGAGTGGCTGAAGTGCGTAGAGAATAAAGAATTCAAGAAATACTACGGTAGCCCTGTAGCCAGCAGCTTCTCGACACCAACGGATGTATCGAGCTGGGACCAGCCCCAGGGCTTTGGACTGGAGAAACTAAAGAAATGCCCAGTAGGATTCCCCAAAGACTGGCCCTACGTAGAGTATCTGCGCATGAAGGATTACTGTTGCTGGCATCAGGTGCCAGACGACTTTTATGAAGGCGAAAAATGGCTCGACGAAATTGAACGCATGTTCAAAGCCGCCAAGCCAATGATGGATTTCATGAACTCAGTAATCGACGATTACGAGTAG
- a CDS encoding MBL fold metallo-hydrolase: MKKLFLLLMAVLGLNTACGQSPYEVDEFTTASGKTVKFHALMHSCIRIQYDGKEIQIDPVTKLGNRSINYAAMPKADYIFVTHEHADHYDAAALKTLSADKTQLVMNKRCADMYGSGKVMANGDNLQLADVSVEAVPAYNSTVGREQFHPKGRDNGYILTIDGLRIYIAGDTEDIPEMAQIKDIDISFLPCNQPYTMTPDQLVRAAKVIKPKVLFPYHYGQTDLSSIPAQLEGTGIDVRIRHYE, translated from the coding sequence ATGAAGAAACTATTTTTATTGCTAATGGCCGTTTTAGGTCTCAACACAGCCTGTGGCCAGTCACCTTACGAGGTAGATGAGTTTACCACCGCGAGTGGAAAAACCGTTAAGTTTCATGCGCTGATGCACTCGTGTATCCGTATTCAGTATGATGGCAAGGAGATACAGATTGATCCTGTGACGAAGCTGGGCAATCGTTCTATCAACTATGCAGCCATGCCTAAGGCCGATTACATCTTTGTAACCCATGAGCATGCCGACCATTACGATGCTGCTGCACTTAAAACATTATCGGCTGACAAAACGCAGCTGGTGATGAATAAGCGCTGTGCCGATATGTATGGTTCTGGTAAGGTGATGGCGAATGGCGACAATCTGCAGTTAGCCGATGTTAGCGTTGAGGCTGTGCCTGCGTATAACTCTACGGTAGGTCGCGAGCAGTTCCACCCCAAGGGGCGCGATAATGGCTATATCCTTACTATCGATGGTTTGCGTATCTATATTGCCGGCGATACCGAGGATATCCCAGAGATGGCACAGATTAAGGATATCGACATTTCCTTCCTGCCTTGTAACCAGCCTTATACGATGACGCCCGATCAGTTGGTACGTGCAGCAAAGGTTATCAAACCCAAGGTGCTGTTCCCTTATCACTACGGACAAACCGACCTGAGCTCGATACCTGCTCAGCTTGAAGGAACAGGCATCGATGTAAGGATTCGTCATTACGAGTAA
- a CDS encoding phenylacetate--CoA ligase family protein has protein sequence MIWNETMECMDREQLREIQSQRLVKMAEYVYYNTPFYRKKFQEMGLEPGDIKSIDDITKLPFTNKLDLRDNYPFGLAAVPMSQIVRIHASSGTTGKPVVVLYTRKDLAMWSEAISRAFTAYGAGKDDIFQVAYGYGLFTGGLGAHDGATNIGASVIPISSGNTQKQMTLMHDFGTTILCCTPSYAMFLGEAMKECPWSRDEFKLKVGVFGAEPWTEKMRKKLEESLGIKAYDIYGLSEIAGPGVGYECEHQCGTHLNEDLFYPEILDPKTGEPLPEGQFGELTFTHLTKEGMPLLRYRTHDLTALHYDKCKCGRTLVRMDRILGRCDDMLIIRGVNVFPSQIEDVILKLPEYEPHFLLTVDRVNNTDTSELKVEVKEEYFTDDMATMVGLQKKLEGELRSVIGLGFKVKLVEPKGIERSEGKAKRVIDKRNI, from the coding sequence ATGATTTGGAATGAAACAATGGAGTGTATGGATCGCGAACAGCTTCGCGAAATCCAGAGTCAACGCCTAGTAAAAATGGCAGAGTATGTATATTACAACACCCCCTTCTACCGTAAGAAGTTTCAGGAGATGGGGTTGGAACCAGGCGATATCAAGAGTATCGACGACATTACCAAGCTGCCTTTTACTAATAAGCTCGACCTCCGCGACAACTATCCCTTCGGACTGGCTGCCGTGCCCATGAGTCAGATTGTCAGAATCCATGCCTCATCGGGAACAACCGGTAAACCAGTTGTAGTACTTTACACCCGCAAAGACCTTGCTATGTGGAGCGAAGCCATCAGTCGTGCCTTTACCGCCTATGGTGCAGGTAAGGACGATATCTTCCAGGTAGCTTACGGCTATGGCCTGTTTACTGGAGGTCTTGGCGCTCACGACGGAGCCACCAATATCGGCGCATCGGTAATCCCCATCTCTTCAGGTAACACCCAGAAGCAGATGACCCTGATGCACGACTTTGGCACCACCATTCTGTGCTGTACCCCCAGCTACGCCATGTTCCTGGGCGAAGCCATGAAAGAGTGCCCATGGAGCCGCGATGAGTTTAAGCTGAAAGTGGGCGTGTTTGGTGCAGAGCCTTGGACCGAGAAGATGCGTAAGAAACTGGAAGAGAGTCTGGGTATTAAAGCTTACGATATCTACGGACTGAGCGAGATTGCCGGTCCTGGCGTAGGCTACGAGTGCGAGCACCAGTGCGGCACCCACCTGAACGAGGACCTGTTCTATCCAGAGATTCTGGACCCAAAGACAGGCGAGCCTCTACCAGAAGGTCAGTTCGGTGAGCTGACATTCACCCACCTTACTAAAGAGGGTATGCCATTGCTCCGCTATCGCACCCACGACCTGACAGCCCTGCACTACGACAAGTGTAAGTGCGGACGTACCTTGGTACGTATGGATCGTATCTTGGGCCGTTGCGATGATATGCTGATTATCCGTGGTGTGAACGTATTCCCATCGCAGATTGAGGATGTCATCCTGAAGTTGCCTGAGTACGAGCCTCACTTCCTGCTCACTGTTGACCGCGTGAACAATACCGATACCTCAGAGTTGAAGGTTGAGGTGAAGGAGGAGTACTTTACCGACGATATGGCCACGATGGTTGGTTTGCAGAAGAAGCTGGAAGGCGAGCTGCGTAGCGTGATCGGACTGGGCTTCAAGGTTAAGTTGGTTGAGCCAAAGGGCATTGAGCGCTCGGAGGGCAAGGCCAAGCGTGTGATTGACAAACGTAACATCTAA